One part of the Arachidicoccus terrestris genome encodes these proteins:
- a CDS encoding RagB/SusD family nutrient uptake outer membrane protein, with product MMKKLSATTILIMMVTLLISCNKYLESDQLFKDRMTLDKSFNNVDYIEEWLANSYSYLTDVNADVASKGYEPFNFSDDIYYGDRDKDYDIKEASQLSYNQFNLGNYHEGDKQDSWSECYKGIRSASIFIHNIDQSTVIDDAQKADYKAQARFVRAYYYWLLLRKYGPIPIIPDEGADYTKSYAELALPRSSYDACAEYIGREMVLAAKDLPQSRGQLAIARPTKGAALATRAKAFLYAASPLINGGKGSMDYKQELVDDQGNPLLSVTYEEQKWARAAAAAKDVMQLGVYDLYVAPYRSSGTITHPPTITPPYNPEYSNKPWPDGWSNIDPFESYRALFDGELSASENPELIFTRGKNQSSEGINVMVVHQLPRIASGWNTHGMTLKQCDAYYMNDGTDAPGKDMEYGRGNGSQRLGGYVTEQDVADGRYKPLAAGVSLQFANREPRFYASVAFNGSVWDLTNESEERNREQQVFYYRGSGNGYTNTMFWLRTGIGIKKYVNPQDTYENGDLNKVVPKYEPAIRYADILLEYAEALNELNGSYSIASWDSAQIYTISRSVDEMQKGIRPVRIRAGLPDFSQAVYSSSTQLRKAIKRERQIELMGEQERYYDLRRWEDAANELALPIYGYNVLMTANQRDLFHQPVAAFALQSTFASKMYFWPISIEELRRDSRLTQNPGWQTYNN from the coding sequence ATGATGAAAAAATTATCCGCTACAACCATTCTAATAATGATGGTGACGCTACTGATATCCTGTAATAAATACCTGGAATCCGATCAATTATTTAAGGACCGGATGACACTTGATAAATCATTCAATAATGTTGATTATATTGAGGAATGGCTCGCCAATTCATACTCCTACCTGACAGATGTCAACGCAGATGTCGCCAGTAAAGGTTATGAGCCTTTTAACTTCTCTGATGATATTTATTATGGAGACAGGGATAAGGACTATGATATTAAGGAAGCCAGTCAGCTGTCTTATAATCAATTTAATCTTGGCAATTATCACGAGGGTGATAAACAGGATTCCTGGTCTGAATGCTATAAAGGAATCAGAAGCGCGTCGATATTTATACATAATATTGATCAATCTACTGTAATAGATGATGCCCAAAAAGCTGATTACAAGGCGCAGGCCAGATTCGTTCGTGCCTATTACTATTGGCTTTTGCTAAGAAAATATGGCCCTATTCCGATTATTCCGGATGAAGGTGCTGACTATACTAAAAGTTATGCAGAACTGGCCTTGCCCAGAAGCAGTTATGACGCCTGTGCAGAATATATTGGCCGTGAAATGGTGCTCGCCGCGAAGGATCTGCCACAAAGCAGAGGCCAGCTAGCCATTGCCAGACCCACCAAGGGTGCTGCCTTAGCAACCCGTGCAAAAGCTTTTTTATATGCGGCCAGCCCACTGATTAACGGCGGAAAGGGAAGCATGGATTACAAGCAGGAATTAGTGGATGACCAGGGCAATCCTTTACTGTCTGTGACCTATGAAGAACAAAAATGGGCCAGGGCAGCGGCAGCGGCTAAAGATGTTATGCAATTAGGCGTATATGATCTATATGTTGCACCATACCGTAGTTCAGGAACAATTACACATCCACCCACGATTACCCCGCCCTATAACCCAGAATATTCCAATAAACCCTGGCCCGACGGCTGGTCCAATATAGATCCGTTTGAATCCTATCGGGCACTTTTTGACGGAGAATTATCAGCCTCTGAAAATCCGGAATTGATTTTTACGCGTGGGAAGAATCAGTCTTCAGAGGGGATCAATGTAATGGTTGTACATCAGTTGCCCCGAATCGCTTCTGGCTGGAATACCCATGGTATGACCCTAAAACAATGTGATGCCTATTATATGAACGATGGGACAGACGCACCCGGTAAAGATATGGAATATGGCCGCGGCAACGGAAGTCAAAGACTAGGGGGTTATGTAACTGAACAAGATGTCGCAGATGGCAGGTATAAGCCACTGGCGGCCGGGGTCTCATTACAGTTTGCCAACAGAGAACCAAGATTTTACGCTTCCGTCGCCTTTAACGGCAGTGTATGGGACTTAACCAATGAATCCGAGGAACGTAACAGAGAACAACAGGTATTTTATTATCGCGGTTCGGGCAATGGTTATACCAATACCATGTTCTGGTTGCGAACAGGAATCGGCATTAAAAAATACGTTAATCCGCAGGACACATATGAAAATGGGGATCTCAATAAAGTAGTTCCCAAATATGAGCCCGCCATTCGTTATGCCGACATCCTGCTGGAATATGCAGAAGCCTTAAATGAATTAAACGGTTCTTATAGTATTGCAAGCTGGGACAGTGCACAAATATATACTATTTCAAGAAGCGTGGATGAGATGCAGAAGGGTATCCGACCAGTCAGAATCAGAGCAGGATTGCCTGACTTTTCTCAGGCCGTTTATTCCAGCAGCACCCAATTACGCAAGGCGATCAAACGTGAACGTCAGATTGAGTTAATGGGTGAGCAGGAGCGTTATTATGACTTGCGTAGATGGGAAGATGCGGCCAACGAATTAGCCCTACCGATCTATGGATACAATGTCCTGATGACTGCCAATCAGAGAGATTTATTCCATCAACCAGTTGCGGCATTCGCGCTGCAAAGCACATTTGCATCGAAAATGTATTTCTGGCCGATTTCAATTGAAGAATTAAGACGCGACAGCCGCCTGACACAAAATCCCGGCTGGCAAACATACAACAACTAA
- a CDS encoding ClpP family protease, which yields MDIGKEFEKYAVKHQGISSNTMHQYKGQFTALTPYIIEERPMNVASMDVFSRLMMDRIIFLGEGINDYVANIITAQLLFLDSVDRTRDIQMYINSPGGSVYAGLGIYDTMQFVSPDVSTICTGMAASMGAVLMAAGVKGKRSALKHSRIMIHQPSGAIGGQASDIQITAREIRKIKNELDNIIAEHSGKDPAQIAKDRDRDFWMTAQEAKEYGLVDEVLISNPNKSKTA from the coding sequence ATGGACATAGGAAAAGAATTTGAAAAATATGCTGTAAAACATCAGGGTATCAGCAGTAATACCATGCATCAGTACAAAGGGCAGTTTACCGCACTCACGCCATATATCATTGAAGAACGCCCCATGAATGTGGCGTCCATGGATGTCTTCAGCCGTCTGATGATGGACCGCATCATCTTCTTAGGAGAAGGAATCAATGATTATGTTGCCAATATCATCACTGCACAGCTTTTGTTTTTAGATAGCGTCGATCGGACCAGGGACATCCAAATGTATATCAATAGCCCGGGAGGTAGCGTTTACGCCGGTCTGGGTATCTATGATACGATGCAGTTCGTTTCACCGGATGTATCCACAATCTGTACGGGTATGGCCGCATCCATGGGTGCCGTACTAATGGCCGCCGGTGTGAAAGGTAAGAGAAGCGCGCTGAAGCACAGCCGTATTATGATCCATCAGCCCAGCGGAGCCATCGGAGGACAGGCCTCTGACATCCAGATCACTGCCCGGGAAATTCGTAAAATCAAAAATGAACTCGATAATATAATTGCCGAGCACAGTGGCAAAGATCCAGCACAGATCGCCAAGGATAGGGACCGTGATTTCTGGATGACTGCTCAGGAAGCTAAAGAATATGGACTGGTAGACGAGGTCTTAATTTCAAATCCCAACAAATCTAAAACAGCCTAA
- the tig gene encoding trigger factor, with amino-acid sequence MATITRENIAPLNDKLVVTLKKEDYLPAVDKSIKNYAKTANIQGFRKGMVPAGLIRKMYGPGIFQDEVLKTVDNELNKYIAEEKLAILAQPIALEQKELELNFQDPKDYNFEFEIGLQPEVNIDPKSINVTRYQIEVTDQALEEELERLRQRYGNYTTPETIEDEKTIISAEIAIDGQEPEPAAEGEEPAKPTDTAITLKDIAKGQQKEFKGKKIGDKVTVQLDKAFKGEILERVLGDLKLDKTDKENGKKTATLTITKIGFLEEAPLDEKLFDQVYPGKDIKTEEDFKTAIKADIEKYYAQQASGQIHDQIYHYLTDHVSLDMPEPFLKRWMKVSSEGKKTDEDIDKDIVDFKKQLQWALISSKLSNDNEIKVENEELKDFARHQLMSYLGGQMSLQGNEAWIEDYVNKMMGDRKFIEDAHGQVRIGKLFEALETQVTAKDQPIAEKDFTEMVQKHQHEHHH; translated from the coding sequence ATGGCAACAATTACTAGAGAGAATATCGCACCATTAAACGATAAGCTCGTTGTAACACTAAAGAAAGAAGATTATCTACCCGCTGTTGATAAAAGCATTAAAAATTATGCTAAAACAGCCAATATTCAGGGATTCCGTAAAGGAATGGTTCCCGCCGGGCTGATTCGCAAAATGTACGGTCCCGGTATTTTCCAGGATGAGGTACTTAAGACAGTGGATAATGAACTGAACAAATATATTGCTGAGGAGAAGCTTGCTATTTTAGCACAGCCTATCGCACTGGAACAAAAAGAGCTGGAACTCAATTTCCAGGACCCTAAAGATTACAATTTTGAATTTGAGATCGGTCTTCAGCCTGAAGTTAACATCGATCCTAAATCGATCAACGTGACCCGTTATCAGATCGAAGTCACCGATCAGGCTCTTGAGGAAGAGCTGGAAAGACTTCGTCAGCGTTACGGCAACTATACTACACCGGAGACCATCGAAGATGAAAAGACGATCATCAGCGCAGAAATTGCTATCGATGGACAGGAGCCCGAACCAGCCGCCGAAGGTGAAGAACCTGCAAAGCCAACCGATACAGCCATCACTTTAAAGGATATCGCTAAAGGACAGCAAAAAGAATTCAAAGGGAAGAAAATAGGTGATAAAGTCACCGTACAGCTGGATAAAGCCTTCAAAGGCGAAATTCTGGAAAGAGTGTTAGGTGACTTAAAATTAGATAAAACCGATAAAGAAAACGGTAAGAAGACCGCTACTTTAACCATCACAAAAATCGGCTTTCTGGAAGAAGCTCCTTTAGATGAAAAACTCTTTGATCAGGTATATCCTGGAAAGGACATCAAGACAGAAGAGGATTTCAAAACTGCAATAAAGGCAGACATAGAAAAATATTATGCACAGCAGGCCAGCGGTCAAATCCATGATCAGATTTATCATTACCTGACTGACCATGTCAGCCTGGATATGCCAGAACCCTTTTTGAAACGCTGGATGAAAGTAAGCAGCGAAGGTAAGAAAACGGACGAAGATATTGACAAGGACATTGTAGATTTCAAAAAACAATTACAATGGGCATTGATCTCCTCAAAACTCAGCAACGATAATGAGATCAAAGTGGAAAATGAAGAGTTAAAAGACTTTGCCAGACATCAACTTATGAGCTATCTGGGCGGTCAGATGAGCCTTCAGGGCAATGAGGCCTGGATCGAAGATTATGTCAATAAGATGATGGGTGACAGAAAATTCATTGAAGACGCACATGGTCAGGTTCGTATCGGCAAACTCTTCGAAGCATTGGAAACCCAGGTAACGGCTAAAGATCAGCCTATTGCTGAGAAAGACTTCACCGAAATGGTACAGAAGCATCAGCATGAGCATCATCATTAA
- a CDS encoding DUF4973 domain-containing protein has protein sequence MKKIASIFSILLVLITVACNKEWSSEQYEQYISFKAPLNNDDVTPIHIRYKPDGQVNYELPVIVSGSTNNTKNLIVHLGVDSDTLKDFNFKNFQNRTDLYYKELTEQYFTIPDTVSIQKGININTVKVGFTLKNIDLVDKWVLPLTIQPSSDYTANPRRNYSKALLRIVPFNDYSGTYSGTSLKVYLKGEEDGAAIVKNTIETYVVDEHTIFFYAGTVDENKADRRNYKIYAHFDDVKKEVTLHSDNPLMNLHVNQTINYSIEEVQDELLPYLVHRYLTINNIDYNYTDYTSVSNATIDYTIRGSLIMERKINTQIPDEDQAIEW, from the coding sequence ATGAAAAAGATAGCATCAATATTTTCCATTCTGCTAGTCCTCATAACGGTAGCCTGCAATAAGGAATGGAGTTCAGAACAATATGAACAATATATTTCTTTTAAGGCACCCTTAAACAACGACGATGTAACACCTATCCATATCCGGTACAAACCTGATGGGCAAGTCAATTACGAATTACCGGTTATCGTCAGTGGCTCCACCAATAACACAAAAAATCTTATTGTACATTTAGGCGTGGATTCTGACACACTTAAGGATTTTAATTTTAAAAACTTCCAAAACAGGACAGATCTCTATTATAAGGAGCTCACCGAACAGTACTTTACCATACCAGACACAGTGTCCATTCAAAAAGGAATCAATATCAATACCGTTAAAGTCGGCTTTACGCTAAAAAATATAGATTTAGTCGACAAATGGGTTCTGCCATTAACCATTCAGCCTTCTTCTGATTATACCGCTAATCCCAGACGAAACTATTCTAAGGCACTACTCAGAATCGTACCATTTAATGATTATTCAGGAACCTATAGCGGAACATCCTTAAAAGTCTATCTAAAAGGAGAGGAAGATGGGGCAGCTATCGTTAAAAATACCATAGAGACGTATGTTGTGGATGAGCACACGATATTTTTCTATGCGGGCACGGTAGACGAAAACAAAGCAGACAGAAGAAATTACAAAATTTATGCACATTTTGATGATGTAAAAAAAGAGGTGACGCTGCACTCCGATAATCCGCTGATGAATCTACATGTCAATCAGACAATCAATTATTCGATCGAAGAAGTGCAGGATGAACTACTCCCGTATTTGGTTCATAGATATTTAACGATCAATAATATAGATTATAACTATACGGATTATACCTCAGTTTCAAATGCAACTATCGATTATACGATTCGTGGTTCACTAATTATGGAAAGAAAAATCAATACCCAGATTCCGGATGAAGACCAGGCGATTGAATGGTAG
- a CDS encoding putative signal transducing protein: MAKLVTIYDSVSLSEIYIAQAKLEQAGILSFTKDERLHQTAPYLSSLTNGIQLQVATDDLDSAVQILQQAGILIPQVEKKDNFTKRLKWIFLAVLIAELLYLLIKNKVV, translated from the coding sequence ATGGCGAAACTGGTGACCATATATGACTCTGTCAGTCTTTCTGAAATTTATATTGCACAGGCAAAACTTGAACAGGCCGGTATTCTCTCTTTTACCAAAGACGAGCGACTGCACCAGACCGCTCCTTATCTATCCTCCCTGACCAATGGTATTCAGTTACAGGTAGCCACAGATGATCTTGATTCGGCCGTGCAGATCCTGCAACAGGCTGGCATACTGATTCCTCAGGTTGAAAAGAAAGATAATTTCACCAAACGGCTCAAATGGATATTTTTAGCGGTATTAATTGCGGAGCTGCTTTATTTACTTATCAAAAACAAAGTCGTTTGA
- the ispG gene encoding (E)-4-hydroxy-3-methylbut-2-enyl-diphosphate synthase has protein sequence MQFYCHSLSSYKRLKTREVRIGDLLLGADHPIRLQTMTTTDTMDTEATVAEAIRCIEAGAELIRITAPSKKEAENLAQIKKALRAKGYNTPLVADIHFTPNAAEIAAKIVEKVRVNPGNYVDKKKFEQIDYTDEAYNDELERIRVRFTPLVRICKEHGTAMRIGTNHGSLGDRIMSRYGDTTMGMVESAMEFLRICRGENYHNIVLSMKASNTHVMVEAYRLLIQQMNAEFGELYPLHLGVTEAGDGEDGRIKSAVGIGTLLEDGIGDTVRVSLTEDAELEIPVCYDLVKRYDLSLQHTSEILGKEPGFPVPEIITDHLPYTPFEYKRRDTIEISNIGGSHVPVVIADLSKLNHITPGDLLQVGYQYNEKLDKWFIGDRAADYIFIGYQNIDFQLPGTLRAIVYPPAFDLQEHKEQFCPLFDIPTYMAGTDQKGQVNFVHIAVYQDMPFLTEEQLCLLAADPTVVLVLDSNRKNAMQAVRRFIVELEQQKIKNPVIISVSSSWDTADEHLIHFSTEAGGLLVDGMGDGVFFHLKTASYKALAGNFQAAAGRNYQQNTNVEQFLNATAFSILQASRTRISKTEYISCPSCGRTLFDLQETTAKIRAVTNHLKGVKIAIMGCIVNGPGEMADADFGYVGSGVGKITLYKGKEVVKRNIDSEIAVGELINLLKEGGVWVEPALDEKR, from the coding sequence ATGCAATTTTACTGTCATTCACTTAGTTCCTATAAAAGACTTAAAACCCGCGAGGTAAGAATCGGCGATCTGCTGCTCGGTGCGGATCATCCTATCCGGCTTCAGACCATGACCACGACCGATACCATGGACACGGAGGCCACAGTCGCGGAAGCCATCCGTTGTATTGAGGCAGGGGCCGAACTGATTCGTATTACAGCCCCGTCCAAAAAGGAAGCGGAAAACCTCGCCCAGATAAAAAAGGCCTTGAGAGCTAAAGGCTATAATACCCCATTAGTAGCCGATATTCATTTTACGCCTAATGCCGCAGAAATCGCCGCTAAAATCGTAGAAAAAGTCCGCGTCAACCCGGGTAATTACGTAGATAAGAAGAAATTTGAACAGATCGATTATACAGACGAAGCTTATAATGACGAACTGGAACGTATCAGGGTTCGGTTTACCCCGTTGGTACGTATCTGCAAAGAACATGGAACTGCCATGCGTATCGGTACCAACCACGGCAGTTTAGGTGACCGTATTATGAGCCGTTACGGTGATACCACCATGGGAATGGTGGAGAGTGCAATGGAGTTTTTAAGGATCTGCCGTGGAGAAAATTATCACAATATTGTGTTATCCATGAAAGCGTCCAATACCCATGTTATGGTAGAGGCGTACCGGCTGCTTATCCAACAGATGAATGCTGAGTTCGGAGAGCTATACCCACTCCATCTGGGCGTTACCGAAGCGGGTGACGGTGAAGATGGCCGGATCAAATCTGCCGTCGGTATTGGTACATTACTGGAAGACGGTATCGGAGACACGGTACGGGTCTCTTTGACAGAAGACGCTGAGCTGGAAATTCCTGTCTGCTATGACCTGGTAAAAAGATATGACCTCAGTCTACAGCATACCAGTGAGATCCTGGGGAAAGAACCTGGATTTCCCGTACCGGAGATCATCACAGATCATCTCCCATATACCCCGTTTGAATACAAACGCCGCGATACAATCGAGATCAGTAATATCGGAGGTAGCCATGTCCCTGTTGTCATAGCCGACTTAAGCAAATTAAACCATATTACACCTGGCGATTTACTACAGGTCGGGTATCAGTATAATGAAAAACTGGACAAATGGTTCATCGGAGACAGGGCAGCTGATTATATCTTTATAGGGTATCAGAATATTGATTTTCAGTTACCCGGCACCCTCAGAGCGATAGTCTATCCTCCCGCCTTTGATCTGCAGGAACATAAAGAACAGTTTTGCCCGCTTTTTGACATTCCTACGTACATGGCGGGCACCGACCAGAAAGGCCAGGTTAATTTCGTTCATATCGCCGTATACCAGGATATGCCCTTCCTCACAGAAGAACAGCTTTGTCTTTTGGCCGCCGACCCGACAGTAGTATTGGTACTTGACAGCAACCGTAAAAATGCGATGCAGGCTGTCCGCCGCTTTATCGTAGAACTGGAGCAGCAAAAGATTAAAAACCCGGTTATTATCAGTGTTTCCAGCAGTTGGGACACGGCCGATGAGCACTTGATTCATTTTTCTACGGAAGCCGGAGGGCTGCTCGTCGACGGGATGGGAGACGGCGTGTTTTTCCACTTAAAAACAGCTTCTTATAAAGCGTTAGCGGGCAATTTTCAAGCGGCAGCTGGCAGAAATTACCAGCAAAATACCAATGTCGAGCAATTTTTAAACGCTACTGCATTCAGTATCTTACAGGCATCCAGAACACGGATTTCCAAGACAGAATATATATCCTGTCCAAGTTGTGGCAGGACCCTGTTTGATCTCCAGGAAACGACGGCTAAAATCAGAGCCGTGACAAACCATCTGAAAGGTGTTAAAATAGCGATTATGGGTTGCATTGTAAACGGGCCAGGGGAGATGGCTGATGCCGATTTCGGATATGTCGGATCCGGGGTGGGGAAGATCACCTTATACAAGGGCAAGGAAGTCGTCAAAAGAAATATTGACAGCGAGATCGCGGTGGGTGAACTCATTAACCTTTTAAAGGAAGGAGGCGTCTGGGTAGAGCCTGCTCTGGACGAGAAACGCTAA
- a CDS encoding FUSC family protein, with protein sequence MEINFLIYITKCLIGLLITYTIYVTFPQHQFFWSVISVLLAFSPDDKDAKKVAYDRMKANILGSTVGMILFLIHFPNLVIMGIGVAATIAIATLLNIQSTTRSALAAVVIVLLYEQENASWHMALERMICVIIGCLIALLLTLLFDVTLFKDKRGRMIRKAKVIRKHYIKK encoded by the coding sequence TTGGAAATTAATTTTCTGATCTACATTACCAAGTGCTTGATCGGATTACTGATTACCTACACAATCTATGTCACCTTTCCACAGCATCAGTTCTTCTGGAGTGTCATTTCTGTACTATTGGCTTTTTCACCAGACGATAAAGACGCGAAAAAAGTAGCCTATGACCGTATGAAGGCCAATATCCTCGGTTCAACGGTAGGAATGATCTTGTTTCTGATCCATTTTCCGAACCTGGTCATTATGGGCATCGGCGTGGCGGCAACTATTGCCATTGCCACGCTTTTAAATATTCAGTCCACCACCAGGTCAGCACTGGCCGCTGTGGTTATCGTTTTGCTTTATGAACAGGAAAATGCTTCCTGGCATATGGCACTGGAAAGAATGATTTGTGTCATTATCGGCTGCCTGATCGCACTTTTACTTACTTTACTGTTTGACGTCACTCTTTTTAAGGACAAACGGGGGCGGATGATCCGCAAAGCTAAAGTCATCCGGAAACATTACATTAAAAAATAA